The following are encoded in a window of Lacinutrix sp. WUR7 genomic DNA:
- the trkA gene encoding Trk system potassium transporter TrkA yields MKIIIAGAGEVGFHLAKLLSYESQEITLIDTNKDSLSYADNHLDIKVIKGDATSISILKEANVNNIDLLIAVTASETTNITVCVLAKQLGAKRTIARISNTEFINHKDEVGFTELGIDELISPEALAASEISLLLNQSAFNDSYEFEEGALTMVGLNLARTASFVGKTVKEAAQLFHEIHFVPIAIQRFGTQYTIIPRGDTQFKEGDNVVFITSEGGGDELCKMTGKSNVEIKNVMILGGSKIGYKTSRDLCANNFNVKLIEKDKEHAFELADELEKVLVINGDGRNVDLLDEENIGDMDAFISVTGNSETNIMSCLVAKSKGVKKTIALVENMDYFELSQSIGIDTLINKKLLAANNIFRYIRKGEVVAMTKLNNMNAELLEFKVKAKSKINNKLIKDVDFPRSAIIGGVIRDGKGHIALGSFRIQENDNVVVCCLPRSIKRVEKIFL; encoded by the coding sequence ATGAAAATAATTATTGCTGGAGCTGGTGAAGTAGGATTTCATTTAGCAAAATTATTGTCTTACGAATCGCAAGAAATAACCTTAATAGATACTAATAAAGATAGTCTGTCTTATGCAGATAATCATTTAGATATTAAGGTGATTAAAGGGGATGCTACGTCAATATCTATCTTAAAAGAAGCAAATGTTAACAATATTGATTTACTAATTGCGGTAACAGCTTCGGAAACTACAAATATTACAGTTTGCGTTTTGGCGAAACAACTTGGTGCGAAACGTACCATAGCTAGAATCTCGAATACAGAGTTTATCAACCATAAAGATGAAGTTGGTTTTACCGAATTAGGTATTGATGAATTAATTTCTCCTGAAGCTTTAGCGGCTTCAGAGATTAGTCTGTTATTAAATCAGTCTGCATTTAATGATAGCTATGAGTTTGAAGAAGGAGCGCTTACTATGGTTGGGCTAAATTTAGCTAGAACCGCGTCTTTTGTTGGTAAAACAGTAAAAGAAGCAGCGCAATTATTTCATGAAATTCACTTTGTGCCAATAGCAATTCAACGTTTTGGTACGCAATATACAATCATTCCAAGAGGAGATACACAGTTTAAAGAAGGCGACAATGTGGTCTTTATTACTAGTGAAGGAGGAGGAGATGAGTTGTGTAAAATGACAGGGAAAAGTAATGTAGAGATTAAAAATGTCATGATTCTTGGAGGTAGTAAAATTGGTTACAAAACATCCAGAGATTTATGTGCTAACAATTTTAATGTAAAGCTTATTGAAAAAGATAAGGAACATGCTTTTGAGTTGGCAGACGAGTTAGAAAAAGTACTAGTAATAAATGGAGATGGTAGAAATGTAGATTTGCTAGACGAAGAAAACATTGGGGATATGGATGCTTTTATTTCTGTTACAGGAAATTCAGAAACCAATATTATGTCTTGCTTAGTTGCAAAATCTAAAGGGGTTAAGAAAACCATTGCACTTGTAGAAAACATGGATTATTTTGAGTTGTCACAATCTATTGGGATTGATACACTTATTAATAAAAAACTACTTGCTGCAAATAATATTTTTAGATATATACGTAAAGGAGAGGTTGTGGCAATGACCAAACTGAATAACATGAATGCAGAGTTGTTGGAATTTAAGGTAAAAGCTAAATCTAAAATTAACAATAAACTTATTAAAGATGTAGACTTCCCAAGATCTGCAATTATTGGTGGTGTTATTAGAGATGGAAAAGGGCATATTGCACTAGGAAGCTTTAGAATACAAGAAAATGATAATGTGGTAGTATGTTGTTTGCCAAGATCTATTAAACGAGTTGAAAAAATATTCTTGTAA
- the fbaA gene encoding class II fructose-bisphosphate aldolase, which yields MAHNIKPGVATGREVQEIFKLAKEKGFALPAVNVIGSNSINGVLETAAALNAPVIIQFSNGGGVFNAGKGLSNENQKAAIAGSIAGAKHIHLMAEAYGVPVILHTDHCAKKLLPWIDGLLDASEQHYKETGKPLYSSHMIDLSEEPLEENIAICKEYLARMSKMGMTLEIELGITGGEEDGVDNSDVDESKLYTQPEEVAYAYEELSKVSDQFTIAAAFGNVHGVYKPGNVKLTPKILKNSQEFLSKKHNLPHNHIDFVFHGGSGSTLEEIREAIGYGVIKMNIDTDMQYAFMSGVRDYMAEKKDYLQSQIGNPDGPESPNKKYYDPRVWLRKGEITFVERLKRAFEDLNNVNTL from the coding sequence ATGGCACATAATATAAAACCAGGAGTTGCAACAGGTCGTGAAGTACAAGAAATCTTCAAACTAGCGAAAGAAAAAGGCTTTGCATTACCAGCAGTAAATGTAATTGGCTCTAATAGTATTAATGGTGTTTTAGAAACAGCAGCAGCTTTAAATGCTCCAGTAATCATACAATTTTCTAATGGCGGAGGAGTATTTAATGCCGGAAAAGGATTAAGTAACGAAAACCAAAAAGCAGCAATTGCAGGAAGCATCGCAGGAGCAAAACACATACACCTAATGGCAGAAGCTTATGGTGTTCCAGTAATTTTACACACAGACCATTGTGCAAAAAAATTATTACCATGGATTGATGGTTTATTAGATGCTAGTGAACAACATTATAAAGAAACAGGAAAACCTTTATATAGCTCACACATGATAGATTTAAGCGAAGAACCTCTTGAAGAAAACATAGCAATATGTAAAGAGTACCTTGCTAGAATGAGCAAAATGGGAATGACCCTAGAAATAGAATTAGGTATTACAGGTGGTGAAGAAGATGGCGTAGATAACAGTGATGTAGACGAGTCTAAATTATACACACAACCAGAAGAAGTAGCTTATGCGTATGAAGAATTAAGCAAAGTAAGTGACCAATTTACTATCGCAGCAGCATTTGGTAATGTACATGGTGTTTACAAACCAGGTAACGTAAAACTTACTCCAAAAATTCTTAAAAACTCTCAAGAATTTTTATCTAAAAAACACAACCTACCTCATAATCATATCGACTTTGTTTTTCATGGTGGATCTGGATCTACATTAGAAGAAATTAGAGAAGCAATAGGTTACGGTGTAATAAAAATGAATATCGACACCGACATGCAATACGCTTTCATGTCTGGAGTTAGAGATTATATGGCAGAAAAAAAGGACTACTTACAATCACAAATTGGTAACCCAGACGGACCAGAATCTCCAAATAAAAAATATTATGATCCACGCGTTTGGTTACGTAAAGGAGAAATCACATTTGTAGAGCGTCTTAAAAGAGCGTTTGAAGATTTAAATAACGTAAATACTCTATAA
- a CDS encoding BamA/TamA family outer membrane protein has product MKLQPFKIVLLVCLAVFFTSCDAVKRVGENEHLLVNNTILVNNKKVNTERINNLLYQAPNRKLLGIPLRLHIYNTARPNIDSIVNEKINRNPKRKKRLENFLSKKQLDNYLQAKIDFNSWLKKTGEAPVIVNEVKTKKSINQLKAYYFNNGWFNVKASAKTDTLGNKKARVDYTVTTGKAYFVDSLTTSIDSPILDSLYKTQAHKSLLKKEQYKTVTFDNELERITEHFKNSGVYHFSQEYIYFEMDSIENNQKVKVDLQIKNRQVRKQDSAYRIPFKIYNVKDVNIFTTSTYENRNKTITDTVSYNGYNLFSIGKMRFKPKALTDAVFITPNSIFKDISKTRSYRHLSNLKTFKYPDIEYIENPDTTLTANIYLSPLKKFKFGFSAEVSQSDIQTVGFALNPSILMRNVFRGAETLELSAIGSIGASKDASNDGDPFFDINEIGANLRLTIPRLFFPFNTEKIIPKHMFPSTIISLAMSSQTNIGLDKQTVTGAFNYKWIPNKTVTNRLDVFNAQYVRNLNTGNYFNVYETSYDNLNSIAQDLNYNTDNTDLSIPDQTNLFINDVLSGNTSLASTSDDYQTISAISERKDRLTENNLIFSSNYYYTQDRRENLFDETFSIFRFKLELAGNIFSAASSAFGLQKNDNDQYEFFNVAFSQYVKTEFDYIRHWDLGKKNVLAARGFVGIAIPYGNSTNIPFSKSFFAGGTNDNRAWTAYSLGPGRSGSNNEFNEANLKLAFSFENRFNVFGDVNAALFIDVGNIWNVLDDVEDDKSTFTSLSSLKDIAIGSGFGIRYDFGFAVARLDLGFKTYNPALETNRWFSNYNFGKAVYNIGINYPF; this is encoded by the coding sequence TTGAAATTACAACCCTTTAAAATAGTATTACTTGTATGCCTTGCAGTATTTTTCACTTCTTGTGATGCCGTTAAAAGAGTTGGAGAAAACGAGCACTTACTAGTGAATAACACTATTTTAGTAAATAACAAAAAAGTAAATACAGAAAGAATAAACAACCTCTTATACCAAGCGCCTAATAGAAAACTTTTAGGTATTCCGTTACGTTTACATATTTACAATACAGCAAGACCAAACATTGACTCTATTGTAAACGAAAAAATAAACAGAAACCCTAAACGTAAAAAAAGATTAGAAAATTTTCTTTCTAAAAAACAATTAGATAATTATTTACAAGCAAAAATAGATTTTAATTCTTGGCTTAAAAAAACGGGGGAAGCACCAGTAATTGTTAATGAGGTAAAAACCAAAAAATCAATAAATCAGTTAAAGGCGTATTATTTTAACAATGGTTGGTTTAATGTGAAAGCTTCTGCAAAAACAGACACACTAGGTAATAAAAAAGCAAGGGTAGATTACACCGTTACTACTGGTAAAGCATATTTTGTAGACTCACTAACCACATCTATTGATTCTCCTATTTTAGATTCCTTATACAAAACACAAGCGCATAAATCACTACTTAAGAAAGAACAGTACAAAACAGTTACTTTCGATAATGAACTGGAGCGTATTACCGAACATTTTAAAAATTCAGGAGTATATCATTTTAGCCAAGAATACATTTATTTTGAAATGGATTCAATTGAAAACAATCAAAAAGTAAAGGTAGATTTACAAATAAAAAATCGACAAGTAAGAAAACAAGACTCTGCATATAGAATTCCTTTTAAGATCTATAACGTAAAAGACGTAAATATCTTCACAACTAGCACTTACGAAAACAGAAACAAAACCATTACTGATACGGTATCCTACAATGGATACAATTTATTTAGTATTGGTAAAATGCGCTTTAAGCCTAAAGCTTTAACCGACGCTGTTTTTATTACCCCAAACAGCATTTTTAAAGACATAAGCAAAACGCGTTCTTACCGACATTTAAGCAACTTGAAAACGTTTAAATATCCAGACATTGAGTATATAGAAAACCCAGACACCACACTTACTGCGAACATATATTTATCCCCTTTAAAGAAATTTAAATTTGGTTTTAGTGCAGAAGTTTCACAAAGCGATATACAAACTGTAGGCTTTGCATTAAACCCAAGTATTTTAATGCGAAATGTATTTCGAGGTGCCGAAACACTAGAACTCTCTGCAATTGGATCTATTGGTGCTTCCAAAGACGCATCCAATGATGGCGATCCGTTTTTTGATATTAATGAAATAGGTGCAAACCTTAGACTAACTATACCAAGATTATTTTTCCCTTTTAATACTGAAAAAATAATACCTAAACACATGTTTCCAAGCACCATAATATCGTTGGCAATGTCTAGTCAGACAAATATTGGTTTAGATAAGCAAACCGTTACTGGAGCTTTTAATTACAAATGGATTCCTAACAAAACAGTAACCAACAGATTAGATGTTTTTAATGCACAGTACGTAAGAAACTTAAATACAGGAAATTACTTTAATGTATATGAAACCTCTTATGATAATTTAAATTCTATTGCACAAGATCTAAATTACAATACAGACAATACAGATTTAAGCATACCAGATCAAACAAATCTTTTTATCAATGATGTATTAAGCGGAAACACTTCGTTAGCATCCACAAGTGATGATTATCAAACCATATCGGCTATTAGCGAGCGTAAAGACAGATTAACAGAAAACAATCTTATTTTCTCTTCTAATTACTACTATACACAAGATAGACGTGAAAATTTATTTGATGAAACCTTTTCTATTTTCCGATTTAAATTAGAATTAGCAGGAAATATTTTTTCTGCGGCATCTAGTGCTTTCGGCTTACAAAAAAACGATAATGACCAATATGAGTTTTTTAATGTCGCATTCTCGCAATATGTAAAAACCGAGTTCGATTATATTCGTCATTGGGATTTAGGTAAAAAAAATGTGCTTGCTGCAAGAGGTTTTGTTGGAATTGCTATTCCGTATGGCAATTCTACAAACATCCCTTTCTCTAAAAGTTTCTTTGCAGGAGGAACTAATGATAATCGTGCATGGACCGCTTATAGTCTTGGTCCAGGAAGATCAGGGTCTAACAACGAATTTAATGAAGCAAACCTAAAACTAGCCTTTAGTTTTGAAAATAGATTTAATGTCTTTGGAGATGTAAACGCTGCACTATTTATAGATGTTGGTAATATCTGGAATGTATTGGATGACGTAGAGGATGACAAATCCACCTTCACCAGTTTATCCTCTTTAAAAGACATTGCAATAGGATCTGGTTTTGGTATTAGATATGATTTTGGTTTCGCAGTAGCAAGATTAGACTTAGGCTTTAAAACCTACAATCCAGCATTAGAAACCAACCGTTGGTTTTCTAACTACAACTTTGGTAAAGCAGTCTATAATATTGGTATTAACTATCCGTTTTAA
- the rpsO gene encoding 30S ribosomal protein S15: protein MYLDQKAKEELFAKHGGNAKNTGSAEGQIALFTHRIEHLTQHLKNNRKDYNTERSLVMLVGKRRSLLDYLIKKDVLRYRAIIKELGLRK from the coding sequence ATGTATTTAGATCAAAAAGCAAAAGAAGAATTATTCGCAAAACATGGTGGTAACGCAAAAAATACTGGTTCTGCAGAAGGACAGATTGCATTATTCACTCACAGAATTGAGCACTTAACACAACACTTAAAAAATAATCGTAAAGATTATAATACAGAGCGTTCGTTAGTAATGTTAGTAGGAAAAAGAAGAAGCTTACTAGATTACTTAATTAAGAAAGATGTCTTAAGATATCGTGCAATAATTAAAGAATTAGGATTAAGAAAATAA
- the ubiE gene encoding bifunctional demethylmenaquinone methyltransferase/2-methoxy-6-polyprenyl-1,4-benzoquinol methylase UbiE, whose translation MSKIKPYKDSDLGKKEQVTKMFDTISKDYDGLNRVISFGIDVSWRKKVVAMVKESQPKTILDIATGTGDLAINLAQTNAEKIVGLDISSGMLNIGKTKIKKRGLENTIEMVLGDSENMPFEDNSFDAITVAFGVRNFETLEKGLKEIHRVLKPQGTFVILETSMPTKTPYKQGYNFYTKNILPLIGKMFSKDRSAYKYLCESASVFPFGEALNNILRETGFINVTDFPQTFGVATIYKSSK comes from the coding sequence TTGTCGAAAATAAAACCATACAAGGATAGCGATTTAGGTAAGAAAGAACAAGTTACCAAAATGTTTGATACGATTTCTAAAGATTATGATGGCTTAAATAGAGTTATTTCCTTTGGAATTGATGTTTCATGGCGTAAAAAAGTGGTTGCAATGGTTAAAGAATCGCAGCCAAAAACAATTTTAGACATCGCTACAGGAACAGGAGACCTTGCTATTAATTTAGCACAAACCAATGCCGAAAAAATTGTTGGATTAGACATAAGTAGCGGTATGCTTAATATTGGTAAAACCAAAATTAAAAAACGCGGCTTAGAAAATACTATAGAAATGGTTTTAGGGGACAGTGAAAATATGCCTTTTGAAGACAATTCTTTTGATGCAATAACCGTGGCTTTTGGTGTTCGAAATTTTGAAACACTAGAAAAAGGACTAAAAGAAATACACCGCGTATTGAAACCACAAGGGACTTTTGTAATATTAGAAACTTCTATGCCAACAAAAACACCTTATAAACAAGGGTATAATTTTTACACAAAAAACATTCTTCCTTTAATTGGTAAAATGTTTTCGAAAGATAGAAGTGCCTATAAATATTTATGCGAATCTGCTTCTGTTTTTCCTTTTGGTGAAGCTTTAAACAATATTTTAAGAGAAACGGGGTTTATTAATGTTACAGATTTCCCTCAAACATTTGGAGTGGCAACCATCTATAAATCGTCAAAATAA
- a CDS encoding RNA methyltransferase: protein MLTKSQIKLITSLKQKKYRQQEGLFVAEGLKTIKELLHSSLKLQHIFTTASFNMDLNEETIITEKELKKISFLTTPNKALAIFKIPDTSPVRNNNNNLIVALDDVRDPGNLGTIIRLCDWFGVADLVCSTATVDCYNPKVIQATMGSITRVNVNYLNLETFLKESNTNVFGAFMDGENVYKSELPNQGVLVLGNEANGISPAVEALVTKRISIPRFGQLQATESLNVATATAILLSEFKRG from the coding sequence ATGTTAACCAAAAGCCAAATAAAATTAATAACTAGTTTAAAGCAAAAAAAGTATAGACAGCAAGAAGGCTTGTTTGTAGCTGAAGGTTTAAAAACGATAAAAGAACTATTGCATTCTTCTTTAAAACTGCAGCATATTTTTACTACAGCGTCTTTTAATATGGACCTTAATGAAGAAACTATTATTACAGAAAAGGAATTAAAAAAAATCAGTTTTCTAACTACGCCAAATAAAGCTTTAGCTATTTTTAAAATTCCAGATACAAGTCCAGTGCGTAATAATAATAATAATCTGATTGTAGCTCTCGATGATGTAAGAGATCCTGGAAACTTAGGAACTATTATTAGACTGTGTGATTGGTTTGGCGTTGCAGATTTGGTTTGTAGTACTGCTACTGTAGATTGTTATAATCCGAAAGTAATTCAAGCAACCATGGGGTCGATAACGAGAGTTAACGTGAATTATTTAAATTTAGAGACTTTTCTAAAGGAAAGTAATACCAATGTTTTTGGTGCTTTTATGGATGGCGAAAACGTGTATAAAAGTGAATTGCCAAATCAAGGTGTTTTAGTTTTAGGTAACGAAGCGAATGGTATTTCTCCTGCTGTTGAAGCGCTAGTAACGAAACGAATTAGTATTCCAAGGTTCGGACAACTTCAAGCAACGGAAAGTTTAAACGTGGCCACAGCTACTGCTATTTTGTTGAGCGAGTTTAAGAGGGGGTAA
- a CDS encoding polyribonucleotide nucleotidyltransferase, whose product MIPKVFKEVIDLGDGREISIETGKLAKQAHGSVVVQSGKCMLLCTVVSNYKQSPVDFLPLTVDYREKFAAAGRYPGGFFKREARPSDGEVLTMRLVDRVLRPLFPKDYHSEVQVMIQLMSHDEDVMPDAMAGLAASAAIQLSDFPFECAISEARVGRVNGEFVINPTRAQLAESDIDMMIGASADSVMMVEGEMDEISEEEMADAIKFAHEAIKVQCAVQVKLAEAFGKKEVREYEGEREDADLEKKVYDMAYDKVYAIAKAGSSKHERTTAFAEIKDEIKATFSEEELADFGDLVSKYYRKAEKSAIRNLTLDEGLRLDGRKTNEIRPIWCEVDYLPSVHGSAIFTRGETQALATVTLGTSRDANKIDMPSYEGEENFYLHYNFPPFCTGEARPLRGTSRREVGHGNLAQRGLKGMIPADCPYTVRVVSEVLESNGSSSMATVCAGTMALMDAGVQMIRPVSGIAMGLISDADSGKFAVLSDILGDEDHLGDMDFKVTGTTKGITACQMDIKVKGLSYDVLESALAQARDGRLHILGKLTDTIATPNAEVKDHAPTMVTRRIPNEFIGALIGPGGKVIQEMQKETETTIVINEDPVTEEGIVEILGVGSKGIDAVMAKIDSLLFKPEVGSIYEVKVIKMLDFGAVVEYMDAPGNEVLLHVSELAWERTENVSDVVNMGDVFDVKYFGIDKRTRKEKVSRKAILPKPEGFVERPPRDDKRPASRDNRGSRDNRGRDNRRDDRKPREDKKED is encoded by the coding sequence ATGATTCCAAAAGTTTTTAAAGAGGTCATAGACCTAGGTGATGGAAGAGAAATTTCTATCGAAACCGGAAAATTAGCAAAACAGGCACATGGTTCTGTTGTTGTTCAGTCAGGAAAATGTATGCTATTATGTACAGTTGTTTCCAATTACAAACAATCACCAGTAGATTTTTTACCATTAACGGTAGATTATCGCGAAAAATTTGCAGCAGCTGGTCGTTATCCAGGTGGTTTCTTCAAAAGAGAAGCAAGACCAAGTGATGGTGAAGTATTAACAATGCGTTTAGTAGACAGAGTATTACGTCCGTTATTCCCAAAAGATTACCACTCAGAAGTACAAGTGATGATCCAATTAATGTCTCACGATGAAGACGTTATGCCAGATGCAATGGCAGGTTTAGCAGCATCAGCAGCTATTCAATTATCAGATTTCCCTTTTGAATGTGCTATCTCTGAAGCTAGAGTTGGACGTGTAAACGGAGAATTTGTAATCAACCCAACAAGAGCGCAATTAGCAGAATCTGACATCGACATGATGATTGGAGCAAGTGCTGATTCTGTGATGATGGTAGAAGGTGAAATGGATGAAATTTCTGAAGAAGAAATGGCAGACGCAATTAAATTTGCACATGAAGCTATAAAAGTACAATGTGCTGTTCAAGTAAAATTAGCAGAAGCATTTGGTAAAAAAGAAGTACGTGAGTACGAAGGAGAAAGAGAAGACGCAGATTTAGAGAAGAAAGTTTATGACATGGCATACGATAAAGTATATGCTATAGCAAAAGCAGGATCCTCTAAACATGAAAGAACTACTGCATTTGCAGAAATTAAAGACGAAATTAAAGCTACTTTTTCAGAAGAAGAATTAGCCGATTTTGGAGATTTAGTTTCTAAATATTACAGAAAAGCAGAAAAATCTGCTATTAGAAACCTAACCTTAGATGAAGGTTTACGTTTAGATGGAAGAAAAACTAACGAGATTAGACCAATTTGGTGTGAGGTAGATTATTTACCATCAGTTCATGGTTCTGCAATCTTTACTCGTGGAGAAACACAAGCATTAGCTACAGTTACTTTAGGAACATCTAGAGATGCAAACAAAATAGACATGCCATCTTACGAAGGTGAGGAAAATTTCTATTTACATTATAACTTCCCTCCTTTTTGTACCGGTGAAGCTAGACCATTAAGAGGAACCTCTCGTAGAGAAGTTGGTCATGGTAACTTAGCACAACGTGGTTTAAAAGGAATGATTCCTGCAGATTGCCCGTATACAGTAAGAGTTGTTTCTGAAGTATTAGAATCTAACGGTTCTTCTTCTATGGCAACGGTTTGTGCAGGTACAATGGCACTTATGGATGCTGGGGTACAAATGATAAGACCAGTTTCTGGAATTGCAATGGGATTAATTTCTGATGCTGATTCTGGTAAATTTGCTGTATTATCTGATATTTTAGGTGATGAAGATCACTTAGGAGATATGGATTTTAAAGTAACAGGTACTACTAAAGGTATTACTGCTTGTCAAATGGATATTAAAGTAAAAGGACTTTCTTATGATGTATTAGAATCGGCATTAGCGCAAGCTCGTGATGGTCGTTTACACATCTTAGGTAAGTTAACAGATACTATTGCAACTCCTAACGCAGAAGTTAAAGATCATGCGCCTACAATGGTTACAAGACGTATACCAAACGAATTTATTGGTGCGTTAATTGGACCTGGAGGAAAAGTGATTCAAGAGATGCAAAAAGAAACAGAGACTACTATCGTTATTAACGAAGACCCTGTGACTGAAGAAGGTATTGTTGAAATATTAGGTGTTGGTAGTAAAGGAATTGATGCTGTTATGGCAAAAATAGACTCTTTATTATTTAAACCTGAAGTGGGTAGTATTTACGAAGTAAAAGTAATCAAAATGTTAGATTTTGGTGCTGTTGTTGAGTATATGGATGCTCCAGGAAACGAAGTATTACTTCACGTAAGTGAATTAGCTTGGGAACGTACAGAAAATGTTTCAGATGTTGTAAACATGGGAGACGTTTTTGATGTAAAATACTTTGGTATAGACAAACGTACTCGTAAAGAAAAAGTTTCTAGAAAAGCTATTTTACCAAAACCAGAAGGTTTTGTTGAAAGACCACCAAGAGACGATAAACGTCCTGCTTCTCGTGATAACAGAGGTTCTCGTGACAATAGAGGTCGTGATAACAGACGTGACGACAGAAAACCAAGAGAAGATAAAAAAGAAGATTAA
- the accD gene encoding acetyl-CoA carboxylase, carboxyltransferase subunit beta, giving the protein MAWFKRKEKGITTSTQEKKDTPKGLWYKSPTGKIVDAKELEKNFYVSPEDGYHVRIGSNEYFEILFDDNKYKELDAKLESKDPLKFEDTKKYPDRLKAAQEKTKLKDAVRTAVGKSKGNDLVIAAMDFSFIGGSMGSVVGEKIARAADYALKKKLPFMIISKSGGARMMEAALSLMQLAKTSVKLAQLADAGIPYISLCTDPTTGGTTASFAMLGDINISEPGALIGFAGPRIVRDTTGKELPEGFQTSEFLLEHGFLDFITHRKELKNRVNLYIDLVQNQPIRA; this is encoded by the coding sequence ATGGCTTGGTTTAAAAGAAAAGAAAAAGGTATAACCACCTCTACTCAAGAAAAAAAAGACACCCCAAAAGGCCTTTGGTACAAATCTCCAACAGGTAAAATAGTAGACGCAAAAGAATTAGAAAAAAACTTTTACGTAAGTCCAGAAGACGGTTACCATGTAAGAATTGGTAGTAATGAATATTTCGAAATACTTTTTGACGACAATAAATATAAAGAATTAGATGCTAAATTAGAATCTAAAGACCCTTTAAAATTTGAAGACACCAAAAAGTATCCAGACCGTTTAAAGGCAGCACAAGAAAAAACAAAACTAAAAGACGCTGTTCGTACAGCTGTTGGAAAATCTAAAGGCAATGATTTAGTTATTGCTGCTATGGATTTTAGTTTTATTGGTGGATCTATGGGAAGCGTTGTAGGAGAAAAAATAGCTCGTGCAGCAGACTACGCATTAAAAAAGAAACTACCATTCATGATTATCTCTAAATCTGGAGGAGCAAGAATGATGGAAGCAGCATTATCTTTAATGCAACTAGCAAAAACATCTGTAAAACTGGCACAACTAGCAGACGCAGGAATTCCATACATCTCGCTATGTACAGATCCAACAACAGGAGGAACAACAGCTTCTTTTGCTATGTTAGGAGACATTAACATTAGCGAACCAGGTGCATTAATTGGTTTTGCTGGACCTCGAATTGTAAGAGATACTACAGGAAAAGAATTACCTGAAGGGTTTCAAACTTCAGAGTTTTTATTAGAACATGGTTTTCTAGATTTTATTACACATAGAAAAGAATTAAAAAATCGTGTAAATCTTTATATAGACTTGGTACAAAACCAACCTATAAGAGCTTAA
- a CDS encoding porin family protein produces MKNILVLIITFFVFQTASAQLFSKERIKNNENIDKARLSYGYFLGFNSYDFNFDYYENKKDIQVETSTGFNVGLIGNLRINDYVDIRLEPGLSITSRNLIYDESYFDGTEFTDADLIREVKSTYIHIPLLIKLSTKRLNNFKPFIVGGISTALNLSSNQDNPDDNSAGEFRMKKNNLFYEIGFGIDFYLYFFKFTPSVRGIFAFNDEMVPDVDPNSPWTGNVSSMQTRGLFINLTFQ; encoded by the coding sequence ATGAAAAATATACTTGTCTTAATAATCACTTTTTTTGTTTTTCAAACAGCATCGGCTCAATTATTTAGTAAAGAGCGAATAAAAAACAATGAAAACATAGATAAAGCGCGCTTAAGTTATGGGTACTTTCTTGGTTTTAATAGCTATGATTTTAATTTTGACTACTACGAAAACAAAAAAGACATTCAAGTAGAAACAAGTACCGGTTTTAATGTAGGACTTATTGGAAACTTAAGAATTAACGATTATGTAGATATACGATTAGAACCAGGTTTATCTATAACTTCTAGAAATTTAATTTATGACGAAAGTTATTTTGATGGTACAGAATTTACAGATGCAGATTTAATTAGAGAAGTGAAATCTACCTATATCCACATTCCTTTATTAATAAAACTATCTACAAAACGACTAAATAACTTTAAACCTTTTATTGTTGGTGGAATCTCTACAGCATTAAACCTTTCTAGTAATCAAGACAATCCGGATGATAATTCTGCTGGTGAATTTAGAATGAAAAAAAATAACCTGTTTTACGAAATTGGTTTTGGTATTGATTTCTATTTGTACTTTTTCAAGTTTACACCATCCGTTCGTGGAATCTTTGCGTTTAATGATGAAATGGTTCCAGATGTTGATCCTAATAGTCCGTGGACAGGAAATGTTTCCAGTATGCAAACTAGAGGATTGTTTATCAACTTGACTTTTCAATAA